The proteins below are encoded in one region of Silene latifolia isolate original U9 population chromosome 2, ASM4854445v1, whole genome shotgun sequence:
- the LOC141642757 gene encoding putative receptor-like protein kinase At2g42960 isoform X2 yields MSALSNKLSQKTAGGLKLWVLIGLCVGVFIALILCILSVWVTFRRKSKRHLDTFALSQIPNVTKDIRVDRVGVSHPSDHQDDVSYNVHDKSSDIHARKMFSHLGRQKSSDVDTTSQCSSTHHHDKAFSSHSGEDGSFGTIPKHGSSSYGLASASPLVGLPEISHLGWGHWFTLRDLEMATARFSPNNIIGEGGYGVVYKGLLVNGTEVAVKRLVNNLGQAEKEFRVEVDAIGHVRHKNLVRLLGYCIEGVHRMLVYEYVNNGNLEQWLHGAMRHHGTLMWEARMKVVLGTAKALAYLHESIEPKVVHRDIKSSNILIDTDFNAKLSDFGLAKLLDSGESHLNTRVMGTFGYVAPEYANSGLLNEKSDIYSFGVLLLEAITARDPVDYARPANEVNLVEWLKVMVGTRRAEEVIDPNLDVKPSTRALKRVLLVALRCIDPDPEKRPKMSQVVRMLEADEYPNREDRRNRKSRSASMEFEVVKETASSVGDESVIEGIEKHAPGTSECITVPLI; encoded by the exons ATGTCTGCACTGAGTAATAAACTTTCACAGAAGACAGCCGGAGGTCTCAAGCTGTGGGTTTTGATTGGTTTATGTGTTGGTGTGTTTATAGCTCTCATTCTTTGTATCTTATCTGTATGGGTTACATTCCGGAGAAAATCTAAACGACACTTAGACACTTTTGCTCTTTCTCAAATTCCGAATGTAACCAAGGATATAAGGGTTGATAGAGTCGGGGTATCACATCCTAGTGATCATCAGGATGATGTATCATATAATGTCCATGATAAATCAAGTGATATACATGCAAGAAAAATGTTTTCTCATTTGGGTAGGCAAAAGTCAAGTGATGTTGACACGACCAGCCAATGCAGCTCTACACATCACCATGATAAAGCTTTTAGTTCACACTCTGGGGAAGATGGAAGTTTTGGCACCATTCCAAAGCACGGTTCATCATCTTATGGCCTTGCATCAGCCTCTCCTTTGGTTGGTTTGCCTGAGATATCACACCTTGGTTGGGGACACTGGTTTACTCTTCGGGATCTTGAAATGGCAACTGCCCGTTTTTCTCCAAATAATATCATAGGGGAGGGTGGATATGGTGTAGTATACAAAGGACTACTAGTAAATGGAACTGAGGTGGCCGTGAAGAGACTTGTCAATAATTT AGGTCAAGCTGAGAAAGAATTTAGGGTGGAGGTGGACGCTATTGGTCATGTCCGACATAAAAACTTGGTGCGGCTTCTTGGCTATTGCATTGAGGGAGTTCACCG GATGCTTGTTTATGAATACGTGAATAATGGAAACTTGGAACAATGGTTGCATGGAGCTATGCGTCACCACGGGACCCTTATGTGGGAGGCCCGTATGAAAGTTGTTCTTGGTACAGCTAAGGC GCTTGCCTATTTGCATGAATCTATAGAGCCAAAGGTTGTTCACCGAGATATAAAATCGAGTAATATATTGATTGATACTGATTTCAATGCAAAGCTCTCTGATTTTGGATTAGCAAAGCTCTTGGATTCTGGTGAAAGCCACCTAAACACCAGAGTCATGGGAACTTTCGG GTATGTGGCACCAGAATATGCCAACAGTGGCTTGCTGAATGAAAAGAGTGACATTTATAGTTTTGGTGTCTTGCTCCTGGAAGCCATAACTGCGAGAGACCCTGTAGACTATGCCCGGCCTGCTAATGAG GTCAATCTTGTAGAGTGGCTGAAAGTCATGGTAGGAACTAGAAGGGCCGAGGAAGTCATAGATCCAAATCTCGATGTCAAACCTTCAACTCGAGCTTTGAAACGAGTGCTTCTCGTAGCACTTCGATGTATTGATCCTGACCCTGAAAAAAGACCTAAAATGAGTCAAGTTGTAAGAATGCTGGAAGCTGATGAATATCCAAATCGTGAG